From Fibrobacterota bacterium, a single genomic window includes:
- the rplQ gene encoding 50S ribosomal protein L17 codes for MSRHGVVGKRLSRNVGHRKALLKNLATSVIAQGLSEEPMERHVVTTVTKAKAIRGLVERLITYAKKGDLAARRQAARFVTQPKVLSGLFDTLAPRYAKRAGGYTRVLKLSGNRVGDAAQMAVITLVEEEVAPKTRKKAPAKPAKAKAEKKVDITKAEAPAAEGAAPAAGTPAA; via the coding sequence ATGTCTCGACATGGTGTAGTTGGAAAGCGGCTCAGCCGCAATGTGGGCCATCGCAAGGCCCTGCTGAAGAACCTGGCCACCTCGGTGATCGCCCAAGGTTTGAGCGAAGAGCCCATGGAACGCCATGTGGTGACCACGGTGACGAAGGCCAAGGCCATCCGCGGCCTGGTCGAGCGCCTGATCACTTACGCGAAGAAGGGCGACCTCGCCGCGCGCCGTCAGGCCGCGCGCTTCGTCACCCAACCCAAGGTGCTGTCGGGACTCTTCGACACTCTGGCCCCCCGCTACGCCAAGCGCGCCGGGGGTTATACCCGCGTGCTGAAGCTTTCGGGCAACCGCGTAGGCGATGCCGCGCAGATGGCGGTCATCACCTTGGTCGAGGAAGAAGTCGCCCCCAAGACCCGGAAAAAGGCTCCGGCCAAGCCCGCCAAGGCCAAGGCCGAAAAGAAGGTCGATATCACCAAGGCGGAAGCGCCTGCCGCCGAGGGCGCCGCCCCCGCCGCTGGAACCCCGGCCGCTTAA